CAGGGAAGTTGCCGGGTCCGCGCTTGCCGGTGGAGAGCAGGCGCACGCTCTCGGGGGTGCGTCCGAGGCGGGCGGCGATCGTCTTGAGGGAGACGAGGTCCTCGTCTTCGATCCCGACGACGTGGAAGCCTGCCTTGGCGATGTCGTCGACGACGCTGAGGATCGCGCTCGCGAGAGTGTCCGCGTCGCGTGCGACGTGGAGGAGCCCGCGGCCGTTGTTCGTTTCGGGTGTGGTGTCGTCGAGGCCCGCGTCGAAGAGGGCGTCGAACTCCTCGTCTGCCGGCTGGCGGTCGAGGTAGACGGTGAACTCGTGGAGGCTCATGGTGTCTTCCCTTCTAGTGCGTGTGGTTGTGAGCGAATCGTGCGATGGCCTGAGCGTTGTGCTCGGGAACGCGGGGCGTTGACCAGACCTGGGTCGTCGCGCCGCATGCTCGGCAGGAGACGACGCCCCAGCGGTGCCCCTTGTGGACCTCGACGACCTCGAACCTCTCGCCGTCGAGCGCCGCGAGGGCGTTGGCGATTGGGTTCTTGGGGTGTCGTCCCTTGCTGACCATGTGACCAGCCTAACGCAAGTGTTGGAAGTATGCAACACTCTGGCGGAGGTCAGATGACGTCTAACATTCGTCCAAGATGACAACGCACGCACGATCAATCTCGTACACGCTCATGCGGCCACGTCACAGCGGGAAACACCTGGTTGCGCCGGTGATCTGCGGCTTCCCGAACCCTGCCGCGGTCTCGCTTGATTTCCACCCGACCCGACAGGGGGTCGTGGGTTCGAACCCCGCAGCCGGCACACGACGGGGACGCCTGATCCCTCCCGGTCCCGCGGAGACGCCGATCCCGTTCACAGGTGAAGCCGCTACACTGGTCGAGGCCGTCAGCGTGAATTCTCTGCCTTCCTCTCGGGGCAGGCCGCGTCGGCTCACCGGTCACGGGCCCACTGCACGGGTCGTTCGCACGGATGCGAGCAGATCCCCGCCCGACCGAAAGACGATCCGGCCGTCCGCACGCGGGCGCCCGGCACCAGACGAACCGAGTTCAGCATGACCCAGACACCCACAGAAGACCATCACCATACCGACGAGCCGCTCGCCTGGAAGCAGGCGGCGGACGACGTCTTCGTCGCGACGCACGACGGCGAGTTCGCCGGCTTCGTCGCCCTCGACGGCCGTCGTCATCTCGCACACGACCGCCACGGTCAGCAGATCGGCGACTTCGACTCGCTCGCGACCGCTCTCGCCGCGCTCGAAGAGGACCCGCCCGCGAGAGGGCGTCGTCCCGGCGCCCCCCGCACGTCGAGGCCACGCCGGCTGACGCGCCGCGTCCTCGCCTGAGCGCGCATCGTCCGGACGCCGGGCGTGCGCGCAACGGCGAGCGGATGACCGCACCCGCCCGCCCGTAGGATGTCGGAGCGCGTGACCGACGCGGGAGGGGAGGAGGCCATGGCCTCCGGAGTGCCCCGGCGAGGGCTTCTTCGCCCGGTCGTCGGCGTCGGCGGCGCCGTCGCGGTCGGAGCGCTCACCGCCGTCCAGGCGCGCGTCAACGGCCAGCTCGGCCTCGCGCTCGACGCGGGTCTCGTCGCGGCGGTCGTCTCCTTCGGCTCGGGCTTCCTCATCCTCGTCGTGCTGTCGGCCGCGCTGCCCGCCGGACGCCGCGGCCTCTCGTCGCTCGCGACCGCGCTGCGCGAGCGACGGCTGCCCTGGTGGCTCCTCGCAGGGGGCGGCGCGGGAGCGTTCAGCGTCGCGACGCAGAGCCTCACCGTCGCCGTGATCGGCGTCGCGATGTTCTCCGTCGGCATGATCGCCGGGCAGACCGTGCACGGCCTCGTCCTCGACCGCGTCGGCTACAGCCCCGCGGGCGTGAGCGCCGTCACCCTGCCCCGCCTGGCGGGCGCGCTGCTCGTGCTGGCCGCCGTCGCCGTCTCGCTCACGGGCGGGTCGATCGCACGGACGCCGCTGTGGATGCTCGTGCTGCCGTTCCTCGTCGGAGCGGGCGTCGCCTGGCAGACGGCGACGAACGGGCGGTTGCGCCAGCGGATCGGGTCCGCGCTCTCGGCGACGCTCGTGAACTTCGCCGGCGGCACCCTCGTCCTCGGCGTCGCCGCGCTCTGCCACGTCGCGTTCGTCGGCGCCCCGGCCCCCGCGCCGCCGCAGCCGTGGCTCTATCTGGGCGGGGCGCTGGGGGTCGCGTACATCTTCATCTCCGCCGCGCTCACCCCGCGCACGGGCGTGCTGCTCATGACGCTGGGGTCTGTGCTCGGGATGCTCGCCGCATCCGTCGTGCTCGACGTCGTCTGGCCGCCGGAGTCGCCGCCCGCCGTGTGGCAGCGTGCGCTCACGGTGGCCCTGGCCGCCGCGGGCGTGATCGTCGCGTCGCTGCCGCCGCGTCTCCGGCGCGGCTGATCCCGCCCCGCCCCGCGATGGCGGACGGCCGTCAGGCCCCGGGCATCCGCGTGAGGACGCGGTCGGGATCGACCCCGGCCCGGAAGCCCTCCCGGTCTCGGTCGGGACGGCCGCCGACGTACAGCCATCCGAGGAGCTTCTCGCGTCGCGTCAGCCCATGCGCCTCGGCGACCGCGGCGGAGCGGACGAAGCCGCCCGTGCGCCACATGACGCCCCAGCCGGCCTCGTCGAGCAGCAGGCTGAGCGTGTGCGCGACGCCGGAGGCGACGGCCTCCTGCTCCCACTCGGGGACCTTCCCGCTCGGCCGCGGACTCGAGACGATCGCGATGAGCAGAGGTGCGCGCAGCGGCTTCGTCGACGGTCCGTCGCCGGTGGCCCGGCCGATCGCCTCGCCCAGGCGCAGTCGGTCGTCGCCGCGCAGCTCGACGAGCCGCCAGGGCATCAGCCTCGTGTGGTCCGCGACGCGTCCTGCTGCGGCCACGAGCGGCAGCAGCTCCTCGCGCGTGGGCGCCTCCTCCGTCACCTTCGACCATGAGCGGCGGCCTCGGGCGGCCTCCAGGGCGGAACTCATGACGAGCGGCTCACGCCTCGGGGGTGAAGTCCAGCGACAGCGAGTTCATGCAGTAGCGGTCGCCGGTCGGCGTCCCGAACCCATCGGGGAAGACGTGCCCCAGGTGCGAGCCGCAGGTGGCGCAGCGCACCTCGGTGCGCACCATCCCCTGGCTCGTGTCGTCGAGGAGCTGCACCGCGTCGGGGCGGACCGACTCGTAGAAGCTCGGCCATCCGCAGTGCGAGTCGAACTTCGTGCCGCTCTTGAACAGCTCCGCGCCGCAGGCCGCGCAGGTGTACAGACCGGCGCGCTCCTCGTCGAGGAGCTCACCCGTCCACGGCCTCTCCGTGCCGGCTTCGCGGAGCACCGCGTACTGCTCCGGCGACAGCTCTTCGCGCCACTCGGCGTCGGACTTCTCGACCTCATACGACATGCGTCCATGGTACCGCCGCACGGCCTTCCGGGGGCGGGCGGGGAGCCGTCTCCCCGGCGGCGCGGCGACATGTCGTGCGCGGGCGGGGCACAATGGCACGGATGGACGAGGTCGCCAGGGTCAGGGAGCGGTTCGCGCGGTTCGCCGCTGAGGAGGCGCCCGGCCGCTCCGACGTCTACGAGGAATGGGCCGGCGGGGTGGCGGGGGACGGGGAGATCGCCGCGATTCTCGCGCGCATCCCCGCCTCGCACCGGCAGCCGCCGCTCGTGTTCGCCGTCACGCGCCTGCGCGGCGCGGCCGCCTCCGACTACGCGAGCTGGGCCGCGTTCGTCCGGGCGGACGCCGAGGGGATCGTCGCGGAGTGCGCGGCGCGCAGCCTGCAGACCAACGAGCCCCTCCGATGCGCGGCGCTCCTGCCCGCCCTCTCTCTCGTCGACGGGCCGGTCGCCCTCCTGGAGCTCGGGGCGTCGGGCGGACTGTGCCTCTTCCCCGATCGGTACTCGTACCGATACGCCGGTGCGGCGGGAGAGGTCGCGCTCGATCCCGCGGACGGCGCCTCGCCGGTCGTCCTGGCGGCGGAGCTGCGGGGCTCGGTCGTGCCTGCGGTGCGGATGCCCGAGATCGTGTGGCGCGCGGGCATCGACCTGCAGCCCCGGGATCCGCGAGACCCGGACGACAGGGCATGGCTCGCCGGACTCGTGTGGCCGGGCGAGACGGGGCGGGCCGAGCGGATCGCCGCGGCCGTCGACGTCGCGGCGTCGGGTGCGCCGCGGCTCGTGGCGGGTGACGTCGCCGACCTCGCCCTCCTCCGGGAAGTCGCGGCGAGCGCGCCGGTCGGGGCGACGCTCGTGATCACGACGCCGGGCCTGCTCCCGTACCTGCCGCGCGCGAGGCGCGAGGCGCTCGTCGCGGGCATCCGCGATCTCGACGCCCGGTGGGTCACCCTCGACCAGCCCGCGCTGCACGACGCGTGGACGACGCCGATCGACCCCGGCACGTGGGGGGACGGCTTCGCGCTCGCGCTGGACGGCGACGTGCTCGCAGCGGCCGATCCGCTCGGGTCGTGGCTGCACTGGCGTGCCTGACGGGCGAGAGCCGGACGCCGATCTACGCTCGGAGCATGTCCGCAGCAGCCGCACTCAGTGACCGCGAGAGCGCCATCCTCGCCTTCGAGGCGACCTGGGGCGGGCACAGCGGGGCGAAGGAGGAGGGCATCCGCATGCAGCTCGGTCTCAGCCCCGCCCGCTACTACCAGCTGCTCGGCCGGCTCATCGACACGGAGGCGGCGATCGCCGCCGACCCGTTGCTCGTGAAGCGCCTGCGGCGCATCCGCGACGAGCGCATCGCAGAGCGTCTCCGCGTCACCAGCTGATCCTCGAACGTCGCGGGATAGCATCGAGGGATGCCGAGCACCTACCCCCGGGACCGCTTCGACGAGGTCCCGCACGAGTCAGGACGCGTCGGCGCGCACCGCGCGGAGAACCCCGGCATGCGCGGAGTCGTCGTCTTCCTCTGGGCCGCCGTCGCGACGATCGTGCTCGTGATCGCAGGCGTCCTCGGATTCCTGTACCTCTCCCAGCAGGGCGCCCTCCCGGCCCCCACGGACGATCCGGCGCCCGTCGAGACGACCGCGGCCGCCATCGACACCTCGTACACCGTGCTCGTCCTCAACGGCACGGCCACGGAGGGACTCGACGACGAGGTCGCCGCGGAGCTCGTCGCGGCGGGCTTCGCCGAGGACCTCGTGATCCCGACCGACTCCAGCTCCACGGACTTCGCCGAGACGACGGTGTACTACGCGGACGCGGTGGACGAGGCCGTGGCCCGCGGCGTCGCGGAGGCGATCGGCGCGAGCGAGGTCGTGCAGAGCACGGCGTACCAGAACGAGAACCCCGAGCAGAAGGAGCTCACGGTGGTCGTCGGACTGGATCGTGTTTCGGCCGGGTAAAACTGTCGCGACGGGCGTGTCAAACGTCGCCGGAACCGCGTTCTGGCGCGGATCGGCGTGGATACGATCACTCCAGTTCCCACCCGCAATCAGGAGTGATCGTCATGACCCAGGGCACCGTCAAGTGGTTCAACGCCGAGAAGGGCTACGGCTTCATCACCGTCGCCGACGGCAGCCAGGACGTCTTCGTGCACTATTCGAACATCGAGATGAGCGGGTTCCGCGTGCTCGAGGAGGGACAGGCCGTGGAGTTCACGGTCGGCGCCGGTCAGAAGGGACCGCAGGCGGAGACCGTGCGTCTGGCCTGAGCCGCGGACCGTCGTCCCCCGCGCCCCGCGATCCGATCGCGGGGCGCTTCGTCGTGTGTCCTCCGGTGACGCGATCCGGCTTGCACTCGATGGGGTCGAGTGCCAAAATGTGATTAGCACTCCCGAGAGGCGAGTGCTAAACCCATACGCCCTACGTCCGGGAGGGACGAGAAACACATGGCAAAGATCATCGCTTTCGACGAGGAGGCCCGCCGCGGTCTCGAGCGCGGCCTCAACACGCTGGCCGACGCCGTCAAGGTGACGCTCGGCCCTCGTGGTCGCAACGTCGTGCTCGAGAAGAAGTGGGGCGCCCCCACGATCACGAACGACGGCGTCTCCATCGCCAAGGAGATCGAGCTCGAGGACCCCTTCGAGAAGATCGGCGCCGAGCTGGTCAAGGAGGTCGCGAAGAAGACCGACGACGTCGCCGGCGACGGCACGACCACGGCCACGGTCCTGGCTCAGGCGCTCGTCCGCGAGGGCCTTCGCAACGTCGCCGCGGGCGCCGACCCGATCAGCCTGAAGCGCGGCATCGAGAAGGCGGTCAAGGCCGTCACCGATCAGCTCCTCTCGTCGGCCAAGGAGATCGACTCGAAGGAGCAGATCGCCGCGACCGCCTCGATCTCGGCAGCCGACCCGTCGATCGGCGAGCTCATCGCCGAGGCCATCGACAAGGTCGGCAAGGAAG
This window of the Microbacterium sp. AB genome carries:
- a CDS encoding DMT family transporter, coding for MTDAGGEEAMASGVPRRGLLRPVVGVGGAVAVGALTAVQARVNGQLGLALDAGLVAAVVSFGSGFLILVVLSAALPAGRRGLSSLATALRERRLPWWLLAGGGAGAFSVATQSLTVAVIGVAMFSVGMIAGQTVHGLVLDRVGYSPAGVSAVTLPRLAGALLVLAAVAVSLTGGSIARTPLWMLVLPFLVGAGVAWQTATNGRLRQRIGSALSATLVNFAGGTLVLGVAALCHVAFVGAPAPAPPQPWLYLGGALGVAYIFISAALTPRTGVLLMTLGSVLGMLAASVVLDVVWPPESPPAVWQRALTVALAAAGVIVASLPPRLRRG
- a CDS encoding nitroreductase family protein, producing MSSALEAARGRRSWSKVTEEAPTREELLPLVAAAGRVADHTRLMPWRLVELRGDDRLRLGEAIGRATGDGPSTKPLRAPLLIAIVSSPRPSGKVPEWEQEAVASGVAHTLSLLLDEAGWGVMWRTGGFVRSAAVAEAHGLTRREKLLGWLYVGGRPDRDREGFRAGVDPDRVLTRMPGA
- the msrB gene encoding peptide-methionine (R)-S-oxide reductase MsrB: MSYEVEKSDAEWREELSPEQYAVLREAGTERPWTGELLDEERAGLYTCAACGAELFKSGTKFDSHCGWPSFYESVRPDAVQLLDDTSQGMVRTEVRCATCGSHLGHVFPDGFGTPTGDRYCMNSLSLDFTPEA
- a CDS encoding DUF2332 domain-containing protein, whose protein sequence is MDEVARVRERFARFAAEEAPGRSDVYEEWAGGVAGDGEIAAILARIPASHRQPPLVFAVTRLRGAAASDYASWAAFVRADAEGIVAECAARSLQTNEPLRCAALLPALSLVDGPVALLELGASGGLCLFPDRYSYRYAGAAGEVALDPADGASPVVLAAELRGSVVPAVRMPEIVWRAGIDLQPRDPRDPDDRAWLAGLVWPGETGRAERIAAAVDVAASGAPRLVAGDVADLALLREVAASAPVGATLVITTPGLLPYLPRARREALVAGIRDLDARWVTLDQPALHDAWTTPIDPGTWGDGFALALDGDVLAAADPLGSWLHWRA
- a CDS encoding DUF3263 domain-containing protein, which translates into the protein MSAAAALSDRESAILAFEATWGGHSGAKEEGIRMQLGLSPARYYQLLGRLIDTEAAIAADPLLVKRLRRIRDERIAERLRVTS
- a CDS encoding LytR C-terminal domain-containing protein, whose protein sequence is MPSTYPRDRFDEVPHESGRVGAHRAENPGMRGVVVFLWAAVATIVLVIAGVLGFLYLSQQGALPAPTDDPAPVETTAAAIDTSYTVLVLNGTATEGLDDEVAAELVAAGFAEDLVIPTDSSSTDFAETTVYYADAVDEAVARGVAEAIGASEVVQSTAYQNENPEQKELTVVVGLDRVSAG
- a CDS encoding cold-shock protein, with the protein product MTQGTVKWFNAEKGYGFITVADGSQDVFVHYSNIEMSGFRVLEEGQAVEFTVGAGQKGPQAETVRLA